One part of the Xylanimonas allomyrinae genome encodes these proteins:
- a CDS encoding PD-(D/E)XK nuclease family protein, with amino-acid sequence MAEDLVTRLLPVLSRSLEAEFNVFDVMRHGRHEKQLSNVFGWLLEAGGTHRLGDAFVRIFVDEVNRALAGATVFPVEAPYLVRQEVDTSVSGVADIADLVLENNAARIVVENYYTSDGHGHSYDGYRAFGGRDGRASVVVLLCRDEDKGLLVDGWEDAVVLTYGTLLERLRREVGEDYAREHPEQHAFIDQMYRKYVKGRGRMDDGAVLDFVVAMCATGEAERYGRRPIGVAGEEFATDLAQQARERFTESRELLQAVKGRLRAFAVKVLVPQLNQALGQAVFDDATARFQGGYEWTVNLGISEVAHPEGWRGMSGGYALQIKFGPSAWLANEGEPRWTEAVDPGFVDYSRPLITNGERGVVRQSSVRMQEVLDGLGPDDVRLRDEFLSLLNEGGAR; translated from the coding sequence ATGGCCGAGGACCTGGTGACACGGTTGTTGCCCGTCCTGAGCCGGTCGCTGGAGGCGGAGTTCAACGTCTTCGACGTGATGCGTCACGGGCGGCACGAGAAGCAGTTGTCGAACGTGTTCGGGTGGCTGCTGGAGGCGGGCGGCACGCACCGGCTGGGCGACGCGTTCGTGCGGATCTTCGTCGACGAGGTCAACCGGGCGTTGGCCGGCGCGACGGTCTTCCCGGTCGAGGCGCCGTACCTGGTGCGGCAGGAGGTCGACACGTCGGTGTCGGGCGTGGCGGACATCGCCGACCTGGTGCTGGAGAACAATGCCGCGCGGATCGTCGTGGAGAACTACTACACCTCCGACGGACATGGGCACTCCTACGACGGTTACCGGGCGTTCGGCGGCCGCGATGGGCGGGCGAGCGTCGTCGTGCTGTTGTGCCGGGACGAGGACAAGGGATTGCTGGTCGACGGATGGGAGGATGCCGTCGTCCTCACCTACGGGACGTTGCTGGAGCGGCTGCGGCGCGAGGTCGGTGAGGACTACGCGCGCGAGCACCCGGAGCAGCACGCGTTCATCGACCAGATGTACCGGAAGTACGTCAAGGGGAGAGGTCGGATGGACGACGGCGCGGTGCTCGACTTCGTGGTGGCGATGTGCGCCACGGGCGAGGCGGAGCGGTACGGGCGACGACCCATCGGCGTCGCCGGGGAGGAGTTCGCGACCGACCTGGCTCAGCAGGCGCGCGAACGTTTCACCGAGAGCCGTGAGCTGCTGCAGGCCGTCAAGGGCCGGCTGCGGGCCTTCGCGGTCAAGGTCCTGGTGCCGCAGCTCAACCAGGCCCTGGGGCAGGCCGTGTTCGACGACGCCACCGCCCGGTTCCAGGGCGGCTACGAGTGGACGGTCAACCTGGGCATCTCCGAGGTCGCGCACCCGGAAGGCTGGCGAGGGATGAGTGGCGGCTACGCCCTGCAGATCAAGTTCGGGCCGTCCGCCTGGCTGGCCAACGAGGGCGAGCCGCGTTGGACGGAGGCGGTCGACCCGGGCTTCGTCGACTACTCGCGCCCGCTGATCACCAACGGTGAGCGCGGGGTGGTCCGCCAGTCGAGCGTGCGGATGCAGGAGGTGCTCGACGGGCTCGGCCCGGACGACGTGCGCCTGCGCGACGAGTTTCTGTCACTACTCAACGAAGGAGGGGCGCGATGA
- a CDS encoding DUF6308 family protein, whose translation MSQGRPGDIRPFVPKGPLKELLEPAGRDQALRMVAGYFAEGAQPFSGRRFERFAGGGDREAVADVITADDLIATTMLGVTISGDSAIAILETEREKLSALLADVSKTDTFENLTTEQILDPEWPATKLYWALRDRSIPDVGETKATKMLARKRPHLVPIIDSFVRAQVQDEHGLVWAPLHLWLTDNGRENAQWLRSLGDEAGLPDISTLRIFDVLAWRSGTGK comes from the coding sequence ATGAGCCAGGGAAGGCCCGGCGACATCCGTCCGTTCGTCCCGAAGGGCCCGCTCAAGGAGCTCTTGGAGCCGGCCGGGAGAGACCAGGCGCTCCGGATGGTGGCCGGTTACTTCGCCGAAGGGGCCCAGCCTTTCTCCGGGCGGCGGTTCGAGCGGTTCGCCGGCGGAGGCGACCGTGAGGCAGTCGCTGACGTCATCACCGCTGACGACCTGATCGCGACGACGATGCTCGGCGTGACGATCAGCGGTGACAGCGCGATCGCGATCCTGGAGACCGAGCGCGAGAAACTCAGCGCCCTCCTCGCGGATGTCTCGAAGACCGACACGTTCGAGAACCTGACGACCGAGCAGATTCTGGACCCGGAGTGGCCTGCGACGAAGCTCTACTGGGCGCTCCGCGACCGGAGCATCCCTGACGTCGGGGAGACGAAGGCGACCAAGATGCTCGCCCGCAAGCGCCCTCACCTCGTCCCGATCATCGACTCATTCGTCCGTGCGCAGGTCCAGGACGAGCATGGGCTGGTCTGGGCGCCACTGCACCTGTGGCTGACGGACAACGGGCGGGAGAACGCGCAGTGGCTCCGCAGTCTCGGAGACGAGGCGGGCCTGCCGGACATCTCGACGCTCCGGATTTTCGACGTCCTCGCTTGGAGGTCCGGGACCGGCAAGTAG